The DNA window CAGATCGCGCGGCGTAGCAAGGTCCCGGTGCGGATGCGTCGGGCAGTGGTGGTGATGGCCTCGGCCCAGCATCAACCGGTCGGGTTGATCGCGAAGCTGATGCAGGTGTCGGAATCGTATGTGCGGCAAGTGATCCACGACTTCAACGAGAAGGGGTTCGACGCACTGGACCCAAAATGGACACCGTTGGCGAATTCGGTTGGGGCGGTGGTAGTTCGGCATGATCGGCATCGGGGTTTCGGCCGTGGTGTTGATGGAGGTTGTGGTGTCGTTGCGTCCGCGCAGGTGCGACGTGGTTCCGGTGGAAACGGTCCGAGTCGCGCAGGCGGTGTTCCCGGAAGGATGCTTGGCGATGCGGGTGCGGGATGTTCTGGGGCCGGTCTTCTCTGATGCCGAGTTCGCGGAGATGTTTTCCCGGCGCGGTCAGCCCGCGATCTCGCCTGCGTTGCTGGCGTTGGTGTCGGTGTTGCAGTTCGCCGAAGGACTCACCGATCGTCAAGCAGCACACGCGGTCCGGGCCCGGATCGACTGGAAATACGCGCTCGGGATGGAGTTGACCGATCCCGGTTTCGACTACTCGGTGCTCAGCGAGTTCCGTTCCCGGCTGATCACCGGCGGACTGGAGCAGCGTGTGCTCGACGCGGTGCTGGAGGCGACACGGCGGGCCGGGTTGCTGAAGCCCGGTGGCCGGCAACGGACCGATTCCACTCATGTTCTCGCGGCGGTGCGCGACCTCAACCGGCTGCAGTTCGTCACCGAGACACTGCGGGCGGCGCTCAACGCGCTCGCCGCTGCGGCACCAGACTGGCTGGTCGGCATCGCCGAACCCGAATGGTTCGACCGATACAGTGCTCGATCCGAAGACACTCGGTTCCCGAGTCGCTGGGCGGCGCGGGCCGCCCATGCGAACCAGATCGGTTCCGACGGAATGACCGTGCTATCGGCCGTTACCGCTGCGGACGCACCCGCATGGCTGCGGCAGCTTCCGGCGGTGGAGTTGCTGCGCCGGATCTGGATTCAGCAGTATCAGGTCAGCGACGGAGCAGTGGCGTGGCGAGACAGAAAAGACTTGCCCCCTGCAGCGATTCGCTACTGCTCACCGTATGACGAGCAAGCCCGCACAGGCACCAAACGCGACACCTCCTGGAACGGTTACAAGGTCCATCTCACCGAAACCTGCGAGCCCGATGCGCCTCACCTCATCACTCAGGTCGCCACCACACCGGCGCCGGTCCCGGACATGGTGATGACCGCGGCGATCCACGCCGGTCTGGCAGAGCGGGATCTGCTTCCTGAGGTGCATTTGGTCGATGCCGGCTATGTCGATGCGGACCTGCTCATCGCCGCACGGCAGGAACATGGGATCGAGTTGCTGGGCCCGGCGAAATCGGCCACCGGCTGGCAAGCCACCGCCGACCGCGGCTACACCCTGTCCGATTTCACCATCGACTGGGACAACGAGCAGGCGACCTGCCCACAAGGCGCCACTTCCAGATCTTGGAAAGCCGACCGGTCTCAGGACGGGATCCCCGTCATCAGGGTTCGATTCCCCACCGCAGAGTGTCAACGCTGTCCTGTCCGCGAACAATGCACCCGCTCCAGCTCAGGTCGGCGGCTCACTGTTCGCCATCGTGCCCAGCATCAGGCCCTCCAACTCGCTCGCACCGAGCAACAGACCGAACAGTGGCAACAGCGCTACCAGCACCGCGCGGGCGTCGAAGGCACCATCGCCCAAGGCATCCGAGCCTGCGGCCTGCGCCGCTCCCGCTACCGCGGCCTCGCCAAAACCAGCCTCCAACACCTACTCACCGCTGCGGGCCTCAACCTCAACCGTCTCAATACCTGGTGGGAGACAACATCTTTCGCTCCAACCCGAACATCACACTTCACCGCCCTCAGACCAGCCGCCTGACGACACGCCGGAATTCGCCAACGGTGTCCAAAATGGAACGGGGGCAGACCGGCGAAGACCGATCAAGCGATACGTGATCGGATCTGTCAGATCGCCCGGTGCTGCCCCCGTGACCTGGGCTGGCCGTTCAGCGTGTGGAGTCTGTCGAAACTGGCAGAAGTACTGCGCGTCAACAAGATCGCCGACATCAGCCGAGAGACAATACGCAAGATCCTCACCACCAGCGGAGTGTCGTGGCAGGCCACGAAAACATGGAAAGCCAGCAACGATCCCGACTTCATCGCCAAGATGAACCGCGTCCTCGATCTCTACGACAACCCGCCCGACGACGGCCGCGTGGTCTGCGTCGACGAGTTCGGGCCGTTGAATCTGCAACCCCGCGGCGGCCGTGGCTGGTTCAGTGTTGCCAGGCCCAAACGTTTGCGGGCGACCTACAACCGCACCCAAGGCGTCCGGCACATGTTCGGTGCCCTGGACCTGGGGACCGGCCAGTTGTATTACCGGATCCGGGACCGGAAGCGGTGGACGGAGTTCCTGGCGTTCCTGAAATCACTACGGGCCCGCTGGCCAGAGCAGAAACTGTACTTGATCTGCGACAACTACTCGGTCCACAAGCGGGCCGAAGTGCGGGCGTGGTGCGCGGGCAACCAGGTCGATTTGGTGTTCCTGCCGACGTATTCGTCATGGCTGAACCGCATCGAGTGCGAGTTCGCCGCCCTGCGCTACTTCGCGCTCAACGGCACCGACCACCGCAGCCATCACGAGCAGGACACCGCGATCGGTGACTACATCCGCTGGCGCAACCAACACGCCGGACCGGTCCGTGACTTCGCTGTCGGCTCCAAGATCCGACGTCCGGATTACTTACCCAACGTTGCTTGACGCGGCACTAGACACCGACAGGAGGGTGTCTGCGCGCATTGGAGCTCGGGCTGCAAGTCCCGCGACCAGAAACGCAACACCTTCCGAAGGGTGGGACAGGTGCATCACTTCCCGTACCATATCGCCGAGCTCGGATTCCTCTTCTGCAGCCTCATCGATGATCGGAATCAGCTGCGCCACGGCACCTTCGTCGGGTTCTGGCCGCCACTCCGACAGCCTGGACACCTCGTAGTCAACGAGCGACAGCAGTAGCGTTCGAACCTTGTGCTGCGTCGATGCGACCTGGCGAAGATTCGGGAAGGCCCCGAAATCCGCCTCGATCAGAAGTGCGCCGCCTACGTCAGCGGATTGAACAGCTGGCTGGTCGCCGCTTTCCGACCTCCGTTGAGCAGGAACCTTCGAGCTTCCATCGGGAACGGTAGCTCCAAAGATGTTGATGTTCACAGTATTGGGGTCGCGTTCGGTCACCGCCGCATCGTATGCCGGACCTGAACCATGCGTGGCGCGACCGCCGAGCGGCGGCACGGTAGGAACGTGGACCGAAACCCGATCGAGCTACACGCGGGCCCAGTCAAATCGCGCAACGACGACGTCGAACACTGACACAGGAGGAATGTGTAACTGAGATGTGACCCTGGCGAGTAGTACCACCTCTGCACTCCCTACGGCAGAAGCTGCGGACACTCGGCTAGCTGGTTATGGACTGACGCCAATTCAAGAGCGCGAACTGGCTGAACCCGTCCAGGTCTGTCCAGTTGACCACCGTCAGGGCCCAGCCAGCACCGCCGGACTGCCTCTGGTTCAACGCTTGGGACCGGAGAAACCGGCGTTTGCTGGAGATCGGGGGTATCTGCGATTCTGCGACGCATGCGCGGAATCGCCAGACGTTGTTTACGCTGGACGCTTACGTGAACAGTTGCGGCAGGGACGAACGGTTCGGGTACTGGTCGCTGCCCTATATTCTGGTCGGGCTGACCGGATTTTGATCCTGAGGCCACTTGGCGCCAACGCTCAAATTCGCGCACGTTGGTGCAAATGCCATGTAAGTCAGAAGGATTTTTCTGTTCCCGATCGCGAAAGGCTGTACAAGCCCGCAAAAGCGTAATGGGACTCTCTCGGATTACTGAAACCGTAGGGAGAATCCGCTAGCTCGGTCGCTCGGTCGGCGGATTCGCGAGGTACTCAGCGATCCGGTCTTGCGCGGCGAGTTGTTCGCCAAGCGTGACAAGCTCAATGACAAGACTGTGGCAGTACGCGAGAGCGTCCGGGCCATTCTCCAAGTCGTAGCCCTTGCGACTGCGTTTCTCTGGCTGCGCGGGCAGCCGGACAGTCGCGCCCCAACGCCGCCCATAGCGGTCCATCCACAACGTGGCTGCGCCATCGGTCAGCGGCACATAGTGCATCAGACAATCGCGATATTCGTTTGCCGAAACCCCGACAGTCTTCCAACTGGTGCGCAGCACTTCCCCGAACGGTTCGGGAATTATGCCCGTGGAGCCGACCGCGCCCTTCACCGAACGCCACCTGCTGCCACTCTGGCTCTTTGGTGCGTAGTGCTTCCAGAGGAGCTTCGATATCGCCTCGTACACTCTGCGAACGTCGCTGAGCAGCGCGTCAACCTCGAAATAGACCCGCGCGTCGCCGGTATTGCCGCGAATCGCGTTCTGGTGTTTCTGCTCGAATAGCTTGCACTTCTCCACGTAGAAACCGACGATTCGATCAAGCCGGTAGAGGGCACTGCGCAAGCAGTAACCGACGTCGGCCTCTTCGTGGTAGTGCCCCACCCAGTGTTGCTTCTTGCAGTCCAAGACGTGCACTGCGAGGTCGTTCAACGAACGGCCGCTGGAATCGACGGCCGTGACGCTGAATCCCGAGTAGATCGGCAGGCTTGTGGTTGCGAGCCGTGCAAGCCCCGGAGGAGGAACTTGATCGGCTTCCACGGTGATCCCATGCTCGAATATGTCAGTCAGCTTCGATTTCTCGCTCAGCGGTCATTCCTGTTCAGCAGTTCCGACGGGTCCGCGCCGAGAGTGCGGCGATCCGCTCCACCCACTCTAGGTCGCCAAATCGGGGAGAGGCCATTGCCCCTAGCCCCCGGTGCGAAGCTGCTGATCGAGGCGCGCCGCGGCTTCGACTATGTGCTTCGACAGGGGACGGGGCTTGTCGTTGTTCATCTCCAGGAACTCCTGCAGGGACAGCGGCACCGGGAACTTGCGCCAGGCGTACAGGAACTGCACTACGTCGACCGGGAGGTGGTCACCGATCCCTTCCAGTAGCTGGAGGTCCTGAAGCTGCAGAACAGCAGGGCGTGCGACATGGCCTTGGAACTCGGTGAAGATCGGCATGGCGCGGTTTCCATTGTCGAGTTCGGACAGCATCGAGCTGGGCGTACCCGAGTTTGGCACGACGACGATGGGAATGAAGATCGCATCCGGTTGTGGTTGCCCAGACCATCCCAGCCGGCGCACGAGGCCCATGACCGAGGCTAGTTGCTTGAACTTGCGGTCGGTCAGGATCTTGTCCGTGTCTGCGCTGTAGGTCTCTCCGTCTGCAAGGCCTTGCGCCAGCGCGGCGTTCACCGGATGATGCGTCGCCTCCACCAGGATGTCGATCAGTCCGGCGCGCAGCGCCCAGTCGCACACCGAAGGCTTCTGCCCTTTCTTCTCCATCCACTCGCGCTCCATGTCGGCTTCGGGGACGAGGGTGTCGATCCGCTGGCTGCGCGCCGCGATGCGTGTGAGGACGCCGCCCACGACGTCCTCGAACTGGTACTTGATCCCCTCGCCGAAACGCTTCGCGCTCGTCTTGTCGCCGCGGGCCGCGAACGCCGCCACAACGTCGAGCTGCGCGGGATCACCGAAGAACCGCTCGGTTACCCATTGAGCGCGCAGGATCAGGAGCTTTCCGTCTCCGAGGTCGAGGAACGGGTACCGGGTGAACGTGTACCGCTGGAGCTTGACGTCGCCTCGTTCACGGTCGGCCGCGAGTTGCTCGCGGTAGCGCGCGAGATCCAGCGACATGTTCTCGGTGATGAAGTCCCGCACCTGGCCGTCATCGGCGAGGTCGTCGAAACGGACGATGGTCTGGCCCGAGGCCACTGCTTCCGCAACTGTAACGCCAGCTCGGAGGAAGTCGTCGAACGCGATCCCGGTCGCCGACTTGAAGGTATCGGCGGGTGTGTCGCCAAGCGTGTCGGCCGCTCGATCGGCCCACGGCGAGTACCAGAAGTCCAGGACGTCAGCATTGAGACACTCGATCTTGCGGGGTGCGTTGAACAGCACACCAGCTGTTTGGTCGTGAAGGAACTGGTGCGCTGCCGCGTATAACTCGTCAGGTGCCATCGCCTGCAACTTCGCGTCGAGCTTTGCGAACTCGGAGTTGGTTGGCACATCGGACCCGAACTCGGTGTGCGTCTGCTGTTCGGTGGCGATGGAGAGCAGCAGGTGCACCAACTCGTCCGCGCTCAGCGGTCTCGACGACGTCGAGTCAGTCTCCATTAGCTCGCGCATCAACTGGATGGTCACCTGCGGGGAAGTGAAGACGTTGCCGCGGTTCACCTCCGCCCAAACTGCGGGTACCCAGTCCGCGGTCGGCGACACCAGCAGGTCCAACTGCAGCGGCTTGATGTTCCAGTGTGTCGTGGACGCGATGTCCCATTGGGCTTGGATCTCCGCCACCCTGACGAGAGCGTCCTGTACGTCAACCTCACACAGCAGTGATCGCCGCTCCTCCTCGGTCATCGCGGTGATACCTACCATGCCCGCGACGATGACCATCGGCTGCTGCTGCAACGATTGGATCACCTGGCCGGTCTCCGGCGGTAGACCTGTCAGGTCCGGCGTCGGAAAGTTGATGCCAGGGTTCGTCGGCTGCCCAATCTGCTCGATCCCCAACCGTCTTGCCCTTCGTGTTCGCCTGTTCGCCACCAGGCAAATATTCCATGTCCAAGAAGGTCACGGCGTGCGATCAGCGGAGGTAGACCGAGTGGACTACACAGTGGCGGATCGATTCTCTGTTTTAGAGAATCGTCTCTGTTCGACCGATCGTCTAAGGAGTGTGTAACCGAGATGTGACCCCGGCGAGTTCGGCGACCTCCGCACGACGCAGCCCAGGCGTCCGCCGCCAAGACTCAACGCATTCAGATAGGCATGGCCGGCGTGAGCGTTCAGGTCGTTGGATGCCTCGCCGACGTACACGTGTCCGTGGTCCAGGTGGTAGTCGGGAGATCCTCGTCTTTCGAATCGCTTCTTCTTTTACGGCTGGACGCTTCGTGCACGCCCGGGGCCGTCGGCAGGTCTTCGTGTCAGTTGCCGACTGCGTGGGCGATGGTGGGCCAGGACCGGGCCAGTTCGTCGGCCCAGTAGGGCCAGGAGTGGGTGCCGGTGGGCCGCAGGTTCACCGTCGCCGGGATCTCGAGTCGAGTGAGCCGGTCGGCGAGGGCCACAGCACAGGCGTAGGCCCCAGCCTCGAGGGGGCCGCCGACAGTGATGGCATCGGGCAGGTCGACTTGCCCGGGTACGTCGTGTTCGCCGGGGACGCCGCTGCCGCTGGACAGGTAGATCGCGGTGCCGCGCAATGCTGCCGCGTGGGTCATGACGTCGTGGGCGAGCCAGTCGGGATCATTGGGTGGGCCGAACATGTTGTCCGGGTCGCCGCCGTAGGTCTTTACGATCGCGCGGGCCTGGGCTTGGCCGGCCCCGGATGCGAGGGTGTAGCAGCCGCTGTGGGCCACCACCGCCCGGTACAGGCCCGGGTTGCGCACGGTGAGCATCATCGCGGCTTCGCCGCCCATCGACACGCCCTCGATGGCGTTGCGTCCGTTGCCCTCGAACCGAGCGTCGATCAGTGGGGGCAGTTCGCGGGTGAGGAAGGTTTCCCATTTGTTTGTGCCCAGGACGGGGTCGCGGTGTTGCCAGTCGGTGTAGAGGTTGGCCGGTCCCCCGGTGGTCAGCACGACGTTGACGTTCTTGTCGGCGAAGAAATCCACGGCATGCCCGTGCTCGGTCCAACTGCTGGCGCTCTCGGGGGCACCGCGCCCGTCGAGAAGGTATAGGGCGGGTCGGGGCCGGCTGCGGTCGACGGGTAGCAGCACCTGCACCTGCACGACCCGGTTCATCGCCGGTGACCGCACGAACACCCGCAGCCACCGGTCGGTGATCGGCTCGATCCGGTCGATGACCGGCCGGGCGGGTAGACCAGTGTTCTCAGCGGGTGCTTGGTATCCGCCCGGCGGGCCGAGTTCCGGACCAGAGGTCGGCGGCTCCGCGGCAGCCGCCCCGGTCGCCAGAATCACTAATCCCATGACCGCGGCAGCCTCACTGGCGGCCCGCCACGCCCACAGCCGCTGCACCACAAGACGCCGCCGTGCCGGCCACCCCGCACCATTGTCGATGTTTTCGTCCGATTTGTTCCGTTTATCCCCTGGTTTGTTGTCAACGGTCCGCTGCGCGGACTTTCCGGAATTACAAGACACCCTCCGAGTAGAAACGATGAATCACCGTTTCCCGCGTATGGGAAGGAACGTGTTCCTGGCCAGCGAAGAGGGACTCACCGCCGGTTGCGCGATATGCAGCCGCTCGGCCGCCCGCCCGAAATGCAACTCCTCGGCCATGGTCACGAAGTAGCGCAATTGGCGCAGCTCCACGGCTCATCCTCGACCTAGCGATCCGGTCGATCAATAAACCAGCCGCCGCAGCCCCTACGCACACCACCCTGTGTGGAGGGCTCATCGCGCCGAACCGTCCAGCAGCTACAAGCCACGCCACCGCGGTGCGCTCAGATCGGTGGCAAAGCGGGGCGATCGGCAGCGTTGTTCTGTGGCTCCGCTGCGGCCACGGAGGTATCGGCTGGGGGCGCAGGCGCCGCGCGCGCGGTGTTGGGCGCGAACACCGTGGGATCGGCGACCGGAGTGGGCTCGGGCTTCTTCGACCACGGGGTCCTTATCGGTCTACCGGTTGCCGGATCGGTGGCGCGCTGTTTGCCGCGGCTGCTCGCAGCCGACTTCGCGGCACCCTTTGCTCGTTTGCCCGACAGCCCGGAACGCTGCCATGGAGTCGACGACGGATTACCCTGCCGCGAACTCTGCGCGGGCGAAGCGCCGGACTGGCTATCGGTCGTGTTCGCGAAACTGTCCTCGACGGAGCCAAGTCCAGGAGACCGAACGTATCCGGGTACGTCGGCGCTCGACTCGGCAGGTGGATGTTCGACGAAGCGGTTGTGCTGCGCAACGTTTTCCACAGAATGTGATGAGGCCTCCGACAGCTGCGGGATTGTCTCGCGCCAATTATGTGGCGCGTCGGCGGGCGTCGGGAGGGAACGGCTATCTGCGTGTGAAGGTGCTGGTGCCGCGCGGTCGAACACGGGACCGGCCGAGTTCACTGCGCCGGTATCGGTGCGCTCCTGCGCGATGGACGCAGCTGGACCGGCCGCAGGGGCAGCCGCTGGCTCCGGTGCGATGCTGGTACTGCTGTCCTCGGATGTCGCCGGTACCTGGGAATCGCCACCGCCCAGAGTGGTTCGGGAATCGGCACTGCCGGCACCGCCCGGAGTGGCTCGCGTCGGCGTCGGCCCGCTGCCTTCACGCGCCGACTCGGCGGGAGTCGTTGGCGTGGAAGACAGTTCACGGCCGGCGTCGGGATCCGATGATCTGCTCGACGCACTACCGATGGCGTTCGTGCCGGGGCCGAGCAGATCATTGCTCCCGTTGGATGTGCTGAAATCCAGTGCGGCAACGTTATCGGCGAAGGTCACCGCGTGCCGTAGCAGGTCATCGGCGTGATCATCGAGCACCTTGGCGTAAGCCAGCACCTCATCGGGCTCTATGTGCAGCGGTAGTGTCGACGAGCCGCCGGGCGGCACATCCAGTAGCTGACTCGCGGCGTGGTAGACGACGCCGTTGATCATGCGCTCGATGGTGTGCTCGAGCGGTTTGATAGCCTTGCCGATCACCTCAGCGGCGATATAACCGATCACCATCTGCTCCATCGCGGTGACCAGCTTGGTCGCGGCCGCCCGGATAGCTGCGGTAAGCGCGGCCGATAAACCCACGGTGGGCACGGTGGCCGCCATGAGTGCCATGTAACTCGCCGCCAGCCCGGCCAATCCGGCGAGCACAGCGACCTTCACCACGGTGATCACCTCCGCCGTGGCGTCCAGGACCTTCGCCACCACATGGCACGCCCGGTCCAGATCCGCCATATGCGATGCGCTCATCCGTGCCCACGTCGCGACCAGTTGCTCGTAGGAATGTCCCGAATAGACCGAGCCCATATCCTGGATCGCGCCGGTGGCCGACTCGTGCGTATCGCGCACGTTCGTGGCGAAATTTCGCACCTGACCGGCCAATTCACGCACCTGATCCTCATCGATGTCCGGATACGGGACACCCAGGTAATTCAGGAACAGCGCCACCTCATGCGGTAATTCAATAGACACGCCGTGATCCACTGACCAGACCGACGCCGATCACCACAGCGCGATCATCTCCCACCGCCGGTGATGTTCGACCGCCACCACCGCTCACCACGGACCGGCCTCTCAGATACACCCGCACATTGTCTCCTGGGGAAGCGGCCTGTTCAGCGACGCCACTCCATCGCACAGCATTCCCATTCTCGGGAATATCGACGGCGGTGGGCGAAAGTAAGATCCGCCTGTTCAATCGGCGACCAGCAGGGTCTATCGGATCCTTGCTCATCATGACAGTGAGATCGGATGATCAGCAGAGTCCTGATCGACGCGATGAAAACGGCGACCGGGCAGCTGAGTTCGGCGCTCAGGCTAGGCACCAAAGCGGCGGCCGACGGATCCCGAGAAATCACCGGAACCGCACGCCGGGGCCTTGACGATTTAGTAGATCGTGACGAGAAGAACGCGCTCATCATTAGGCAGTCGAAGTCCGAAATGTCGAGGCAGCCAGCAGGCGATACCTCGGCACCGACTCCCCGCGCCAAGGGGCGCGACCTCATCGACGAACTCGATTATCACCAGCTGCACTCCGCGCCTCGCGGCAAGACCACCGGAGATCCGATATTGCGGGAGATCTGCCGTCGACAGGGATTCGACGGCCTACCGACTCTGGTGGGGGCGGACGGAATTCGCGATATCGTCCCGCCCGGGACGGAGCTGTTCCGTGGCGTGCCGATCCGGGACTATGCCGACCAATTCAGATCCGGCGAATACTTCGGATCCTCAGGGGCGAACGGCAGTGGAATCTATGCAACAACCATCGCGGACCGGGCGAAAGGCTATGCCGACGACACCGGCGGCGAGGTGATACACATGGCGCTGCGACCCGACGCGCGAACGACGCTGTTGAATCGGCTGTTGAAGGAGCAGGACAAGGCATTGCGGCCGATTCACAAGGAGTTGAAGCGCCTGAAGCGAGGCGAGCAGACCGAGGCCGCGATCGCACGGAAACAAGCGTTGGAAGAGCAACGGAAGGTGCTGGCGAACCCGGGCAGATTCGCCGCCATCAAAGGTTATGACGCCTTCCGCATCGGGAACAACGCTGATGAATGGGTGATTCTGAACCGTACGGCATTGGTGGTCGAACGATAAGCACGGATACAGATATCGGCGGGCGCTCCGTCCGAGCGCCCGCCGATATCTGTGCCGGACTGCCAAATTACTTGGGTGCCACGAAGGATGGTTGATCGTGGCGAAGTTCCGTGCCGCCGCACTGCATCGGCCGGAGCCGACATCGGTGCTCAAGGAGTGCGTAACCAAGATGTCACCCCCACCAGCAGTGCGACCTCTTCGC is part of the Nocardia sp. NBC_00565 genome and encodes:
- a CDS encoding helix-turn-helix domain-containing protein; amino-acid sequence: MRRAVVVMASAQHQPVGLIAKLMQVSESYVRQVIHDFNEKGFDALDPKWTPLANSVGAVVVRHDRHRGFGRGVDGGCGVVASAQVRRGSGGNGPSRAGGVPGRMLGDAGAGCSGAGLL
- a CDS encoding IS1182 family transposase, giving the protein METVRVAQAVFPEGCLAMRVRDVLGPVFSDAEFAEMFSRRGQPAISPALLALVSVLQFAEGLTDRQAAHAVRARIDWKYALGMELTDPGFDYSVLSEFRSRLITGGLEQRVLDAVLEATRRAGLLKPGGRQRTDSTHVLAAVRDLNRLQFVTETLRAALNALAAAAPDWLVGIAEPEWFDRYSARSEDTRFPSRWAARAAHANQIGSDGMTVLSAVTAADAPAWLRQLPAVELLRRIWIQQYQVSDGAVAWRDRKDLPPAAIRYCSPYDEQARTGTKRDTSWNGYKVHLTETCEPDAPHLITQVATTPAPVPDMVMTAAIHAGLAERDLLPEVHLVDAGYVDADLLIAARQEHGIELLGPAKSATGWQATADRGYTLSDFTIDWDNEQATCPQGATSRSWKADRSQDGIPVIRVRFPTAECQRCPVREQCTRSSSGRRLTVRHRAQHQALQLARTEQQTEQWQQRYQHRAGVEGTIAQGIRACGLRRSRYRGLAKTSLQHLLTAAGLNLNRLNTWWETTSFAPTRTSHFTALRPAA
- a CDS encoding IS630 family transposase, whose product is MRQRCPKWNGGRPAKTDQAIRDRICQIARCCPRDLGWPFSVWSLSKLAEVLRVNKIADISRETIRKILTTSGVSWQATKTWKASNDPDFIAKMNRVLDLYDNPPDDGRVVCVDEFGPLNLQPRGGRGWFSVARPKRLRATYNRTQGVRHMFGALDLGTGQLYYRIRDRKRWTEFLAFLKSLRARWPEQKLYLICDNYSVHKRAEVRAWCAGNQVDLVFLPTYSSWLNRIECEFAALRYFALNGTDHRSHHEQDTAIGDYIRWRNQHAGPVRDFAVGSKIRRPDYLPNVA
- a CDS encoding alpha/beta hydrolase; the encoded protein is MGLVILATGAAAAEPPTSGPELGPPGGYQAPAENTGLPARPVIDRIEPITDRWLRVFVRSPAMNRVVQVQVLLPVDRSRPRPALYLLDGRGAPESASSWTEHGHAVDFFADKNVNVVLTTGGPANLYTDWQHRDPVLGTNKWETFLTRELPPLIDARFEGNGRNAIEGVSMGGEAAMMLTVRNPGLYRAVVAHSGCYTLASGAGQAQARAIVKTYGGDPDNMFGPPNDPDWLAHDVMTHAAALRGTAIYLSSGSGVPGEHDVPGQVDLPDAITVGGPLEAGAYACAVALADRLTRLEIPATVNLRPTGTHSWPYWADELARSWPTIAHAVGN
- a CDS encoding WXG100 family type VII secretion target encodes the protein MSIELPHEVALFLNYLGVPYPDIDEDQVRELAGQVRNFATNVRDTHESATGAIQDMGSVYSGHSYEQLVATWARMSASHMADLDRACHVVAKVLDATAEVITVVKVAVLAGLAGLAASYMALMAATVPTVGLSAALTAAIRAAATKLVTAMEQMVIGYIAAEVIGKAIKPLEHTIERMINGVVYHAASQLLDVPPGGSSTLPLHIEPDEVLAYAKVLDDHADDLLRHAVTFADNVAALDFSTSNGSNDLLGPGTNAIGSASSRSSDPDAGRELSSTPTTPAESAREGSGPTPTRATPGGAGSADSRTTLGGGDSQVPATSEDSSTSIAPEPAAAPAAGPAASIAQERTDTGAVNSAGPVFDRAAPAPSHADSRSLPTPADAPHNWRETIPQLSEASSHSVENVAQHNRFVEHPPAESSADVPGYVRSPGLGSVEDSFANTTDSQSGASPAQSSRQGNPSSTPWQRSGLSGKRAKGAAKSAASSRGKQRATDPATGRPIRTPWSKKPEPTPVADPTVFAPNTARAAPAPPADTSVAAAEPQNNAADRPALPPI